Below is a genomic region from Candidatus Hydrogenedens sp..
TATTAACTGCTTAAGTAAAAAAACAAAACTTTTATTTCTTGTCCAACCTAATAATCCGACAGGAAATATACTTTCAAATGAAGAAATTAACGATTTACTTTCTTTTGCAGAAAAGTATAATCTTGCAGTGGTAATTGATGAGGTGTTTCGAAATTATCTTTTTTCCAATAAATCACCTCAATTACTTTTTTCCGATAAAATACCTGTTTTTACTCTTAATGGTATTTCCAAGACATTAGCGTTACCTCAATTGAAATTAAGTTGGATTGTTTGCTCTTGTCCTAAAAATATAAGAAAAGAACTCCATGAAGGTTTAGAAATAATTGCAGATACCTATCTTTCTGTTAATACACCGGTTCAAATAGCATTGGTAGATTTATTTCGAGTAAAAGGTTCTATACAGGCACAAATTCAAAAAAGGATAACTCGAAACCTTGATTTTGCAATAACTCAGTTTTGTAAATGCTCTAATATCCATTCTTACTTACCTCAAGGCGGATGGTATTTTGTTGTAAAAATTTGCAATATTACGGTACCAGAGGATAATTTAATTATTGATTTATTAAATCAAACGGGAGTTTATGTCCATCCAGGTAGTATGTTTCGTTTCCCTGAGGAAAATTTGTATCTAATTATAAGTTTACTGCCTGAGGAAAATATATTCCGAGAGGGAATTCAAAGAATCATAAAATATTTCTGTTAATTTCTATCTATTCAGATTCGGGGAAAAATGTAGACATGGCAAATTCTTCTTCAAATTCTGGAATAGTAGATAGGTCTATATGTTTAATTATGCCTAATATTTCTTCGATATTATTTCTTAAATCTTTGTTTATCAAAGCATATTTTGCTCCTGCCAGACTACTGTTACCAACGAACTCTATTTTTTCTTCATTAATTTCCTCTGGAATAATTCCAATCGTTTTCAAATTTTTCCTGTTCAGATAAAAACCAAATGTCCCAGCAATATATATTTTTTCAAATGTTTGAAGTCCTATATCGGCTTCTTTTGCTAAAAGTTTTATTCCACATTTTATGGCAGAGCATGATAACTGTAATTGTCTGACATCACGAGAAG
It encodes:
- a CDS encoding pyridoxal phosphate-dependent aminotransferase, with protein sequence MFISKRFENYELSGCLNPIAEAYQKHILQGKELFDLTLSNPTKANLPYPESEILQSLSNSRSLLYEPTPRGFYTARETISLYYSSLGFSVSVDDIFLTSGTSEGYSYIIKLICNPGDEILIPAPSYPLLDFIASLELVKVVPYYLEENKDTWIFSTKNIINCLSKKTKLLFLVQPNNPTGNILSNEEINDLLSFAEKYNLAVVIDEVFRNYLFSNKSPQLLFSDKIPVFTLNGISKTLALPQLKLSWIVCSCPKNIRKELHEGLEIIADTYLSVNTPVQIALVDLFRVKGSIQAQIQKRITRNLDFAITQFCKCSNIHSYLPQGGWYFVVKICNITVPEDNLIIDLLNQTGVYVHPGSMFRFPEENLYLIISLLPEENIFREGIQRIIKYFC